In Chitinophaga sp. HK235, a single window of DNA contains:
- a CDS encoding sterol desaturase family protein: MKERIHMPPNLIMYAIPGFVLLILLEIIITTIDHRHLYEPKDALSSIAMGLGNVFIGLFTKGVILGIYLFLYQYRFFTLGFTWWAWVLCFFADDFSYYWFHRSSHTVRFFWASHVIHHSSQKYTLATALRQTWTGNLTGTFVFWLWMPLAGFHPVMVLSMQAISLIYQFWIHTEVIHKLPKPIEYIFNTPSHHRVHHGSDIEYLDRNHAGILIVWDRLFGTFTPERKRPAYGLTKNIHTYNPLRIATHEWLDIWRDIRHARSLREVWHYLLGAPGWSPDGSRQTTRQLRNR, translated from the coding sequence GTGAAAGAAAGAATCCATATGCCTCCTAACCTGATTATGTATGCCATCCCCGGTTTTGTGCTGCTGATACTGCTGGAGATTATCATTACCACCATAGATCACAGACACCTTTATGAGCCCAAAGATGCCCTCAGCAGCATTGCGATGGGACTTGGCAACGTATTCATCGGCCTATTCACCAAAGGTGTTATTCTGGGCATCTATCTTTTTCTGTATCAATACCGGTTTTTTACCCTTGGCTTTACCTGGTGGGCATGGGTATTATGTTTTTTTGCAGACGACTTCAGCTACTACTGGTTTCACCGCAGCAGCCATACCGTGCGTTTTTTCTGGGCATCACATGTAATTCATCATTCTTCTCAGAAATATACACTGGCTACAGCGCTGCGTCAAACATGGACCGGCAACCTCACCGGTACTTTCGTTTTCTGGCTCTGGATGCCGCTGGCAGGCTTTCATCCGGTGATGGTACTGAGTATGCAGGCCATCAGCCTCATTTACCAGTTCTGGATACATACAGAAGTGATCCATAAACTACCCAAACCAATAGAATACATCTTCAACACCCCTTCTCATCATCGGGTACATCACGGCTCTGACATCGAATACCTGGACCGTAACCACGCAGGCATCCTCATTGTCTGGGACCGTCTGTTCGGCACTTTTACACCGGAACGGAAACGACCGGCATATGGGCTTACCAAAAACATTCACACCTACAATCCTCTGCGCATCGCTACCCATGAGTGGCTGGACATATGGCGCGATATCCGTCACGCCCGGTCTTTACGGGAGGTATGGCACTATCTGCTGGGGGCTCCCGGCTGGAGCCCCGATGGAAGCCGTCAAACCACCCGCCAGCTAAGAAACCGTTAA
- a CDS encoding DUF4249 domain-containing protein codes for MKKLSLLIISALVGLTACEDKIDLDIAQGKSLPVMDAWITTEAGLQKIKFTMSVPFTDNNPAPIINDAAITLFDETAGKSYAFGFKDGMYSYDATNQPIGVVGHAYKLHVEYKGEIFEAYDTIKRVTTIDSITLKYKTKEETMNGKEGYYATMHAKDIEGATDYYWIRSYRNDTLRRLRDGFSIDGSYDEGVSDGATFILPIAEGITDWSKPFQANEKVIVRLMSVTRRSFDFLRQVDQQVNAGGLFAKVLENVRSNVNNVTPSGKTKILGWFGTSAVSRSEKLVK; via the coding sequence ATGAAAAAACTGTCATTGCTCATCATATCAGCATTAGTAGGCCTTACCGCCTGCGAAGACAAAATAGACCTCGACATCGCTCAGGGTAAATCTTTGCCGGTGATGGATGCCTGGATCACTACAGAAGCGGGACTGCAAAAAATCAAATTCACTATGTCTGTACCTTTTACAGACAACAACCCTGCACCAATTATCAACGATGCCGCCATCACTCTGTTTGATGAAACTGCCGGCAAATCTTATGCATTTGGCTTTAAAGACGGCATGTACAGCTATGATGCCACCAACCAACCTATCGGCGTAGTAGGCCACGCCTACAAATTGCATGTGGAATATAAGGGAGAGATATTTGAAGCATACGATACTATCAAAAGAGTGACCACCATCGATTCCATCACCCTGAAGTATAAAACCAAGGAAGAAACGATGAACGGTAAAGAAGGCTACTACGCTACTATGCACGCTAAAGATATAGAAGGGGCTACCGATTATTACTGGATCCGCTCTTATCGCAACGATACGCTCAGACGCCTGCGCGACGGCTTCTCCATCGACGGCTCCTATGACGAAGGCGTTTCTGACGGTGCCACCTTTATCCTGCCAATCGCAGAAGGCATCACCGACTGGAGCAAACCATTCCAGGCCAACGAAAAAGTGATTGTGAGGCTGATGTCCGTTACCCGCCGCAGCTTCGACTTCCTCAGGCAGGTAGACCAGCAGGTGAATGCCGGCGGTCTCTTTGCCAAAGTGCTGGAGAATGTAAGATCCAATGTCAATAATGTTACGCCTTCCGGCAAAACGAAAATACTGGGCTGGTTTGGTACTTCCGCCGTCAGCCGGTCGGAGAAACTGGTTAAGTAA
- a CDS encoding BlaI/MecI/CopY family transcriptional regulator, producing the protein MTGKHIKPTESELEILSILWEKGPCTVREVHDILSETKDAGYTTTLKLMQIMHEKELLERDTSSKTHVYKAAVSQEKTQQQLLNKMIDTVFGGSASKLVLQALGHHRSSEAELDQIRQYLSEMEKQQKR; encoded by the coding sequence ATGACTGGGAAACATATAAAGCCAACTGAAAGCGAACTTGAGATTCTGAGTATCTTATGGGAGAAAGGTCCCTGCACTGTACGGGAAGTGCATGATATCTTATCTGAAACCAAAGATGCCGGTTATACTACTACGCTGAAGTTAATGCAGATCATGCATGAGAAGGAGTTGCTGGAACGAGATACCAGCAGCAAAACGCATGTATACAAAGCAGCTGTTTCGCAGGAAAAAACGCAACAGCAACTACTGAATAAAATGATTGATACTGTCTTTGGCGGATCGGCATCCAAACTGGTATTACAGGCATTGGGGCATCATCGTTCTTCCGAAGCGGAGCTGGATCAGATCCGGCAATATTTGTCTGAGATGGAAAAACAACAAAAGCGATAA
- a CDS encoding TonB-dependent receptor, translating into MKTTVTMLMTLLVLMLATRPTIAQQRFTVSGYVKDKQNGESLVGISIGKPGTSVGTVTNQYGFYSLTLPAGEHELQFSYMGYAPVKTTVSLNSNKTLDIKLESSSSQLNEVTINGQKQERAVNTLNTSINRLDIAQVKKMPAFMGEVDVIRSIQTLPGVTTVGEGSSGFNVRGGNSDENLILLDEAPVYNSSHMLGFFSVFNPDAVKGINLIKGGFPAEYGGRTSSVLDIRMKDGNNQNFNINGGIGNIFSRLSVEGPLVKDKSSFIVAARRSYIDILMKPFVKGDMKDTKLNFYDLTAKANYKFDKNNTLFLSGYFGRDKFGLGKDVDMNWGNATATLRWNHVFSNRLFLNLTTYYSKYDYSLNFSNGSKKQDDEQLQGYKWTSDIVNYGLKPSFTYYLNSANILHFGVQGIYYTFRPGTGTGTEGDIKRIKELTDKHALESGVYLDHEWKPTKKFGIQYGGRFSAYQLIGKGTAYYFNDTTPGIRKTLIGSKTYGANELIKGYYYFEPRLSARYAFNDQNAVKVGYSKTTQFMHQLSNTASPTPLDIWTPSTNNIQPSLSDQYTIGYFYNSPNDSYEFSAEAFYKTTKHQLDYIDNADLQLNQLIEADLLPSEGRAYGIELYAKKDIGKTTGWISYTLSRSERRTPGISLDEWFLNRYDRTHNFNLVLTHTFTKRTSLSANWVYASGTPGTYADNRLQFQDWDIPYNSTEQRNNYRLPAFHRLDLSLTLKGKQLKRWKGEWVFSLYNVYARRNAYSIYFKQNEDDPNKREAVRLSIIGSIIPGITYNFKF; encoded by the coding sequence ATGAAAACTACGGTCACCATGTTGATGACCTTGCTGGTATTAATGCTGGCAACGCGTCCAACGATAGCACAACAACGTTTTACGGTTAGTGGCTATGTAAAAGACAAACAAAACGGAGAAAGTCTGGTTGGGATCTCTATAGGTAAACCAGGTACTTCCGTCGGTACCGTTACCAACCAATACGGCTTTTACTCCCTTACCCTCCCTGCCGGGGAACATGAACTTCAGTTTTCGTATATGGGATATGCTCCTGTTAAGACAACAGTAAGTCTCAATAGCAACAAAACACTGGACATCAAGCTGGAAAGCAGCAGCAGCCAGCTCAATGAAGTCACTATCAACGGGCAGAAACAGGAAAGAGCGGTAAACACCCTCAACACCAGCATCAACAGACTGGACATCGCGCAAGTGAAAAAAATGCCCGCTTTTATGGGAGAGGTGGATGTAATCCGCTCTATCCAGACGCTGCCGGGCGTAACTACCGTGGGTGAAGGCTCTTCCGGCTTTAACGTACGCGGTGGCAACAGCGACGAAAACCTCATCCTGCTGGACGAAGCACCTGTTTATAACTCCAGCCACATGCTCGGCTTCTTCTCCGTATTCAATCCGGATGCGGTAAAAGGTATCAACCTCATCAAAGGTGGCTTCCCCGCTGAATACGGTGGCCGTACCTCTTCTGTACTGGACATTCGTATGAAAGACGGTAACAACCAGAACTTCAATATCAACGGTGGTATCGGCAATATCTTCAGCCGCCTGTCAGTAGAAGGTCCGCTGGTAAAAGACAAATCATCCTTTATTGTGGCTGCCAGAAGATCTTACATCGACATCCTCATGAAACCCTTTGTAAAAGGTGACATGAAGGATACCAAACTGAACTTCTACGACCTCACCGCCAAAGCCAACTACAAATTCGATAAAAACAATACCCTCTTCCTCAGTGGCTACTTTGGCAGAGACAAATTCGGCCTGGGCAAAGACGTTGACATGAACTGGGGTAATGCTACCGCTACCCTGCGCTGGAACCATGTGTTTTCCAACCGCCTGTTCCTCAACCTCACCACCTACTACTCTAAATATGATTATAGCCTCAACTTCAGCAATGGTTCCAAAAAACAGGACGACGAACAGCTGCAAGGCTATAAATGGACTTCCGACATTGTAAACTACGGTCTGAAACCATCCTTTACCTACTACCTCAACTCCGCTAATATCCTGCATTTCGGCGTACAGGGCATCTATTATACCTTCCGTCCGGGTACCGGCACAGGTACCGAAGGGGATATCAAACGTATTAAGGAACTGACAGATAAACATGCACTCGAGTCTGGCGTATATTTAGATCATGAGTGGAAGCCTACAAAGAAATTCGGTATTCAGTACGGCGGCCGCTTCTCTGCCTATCAGCTGATCGGTAAAGGTACTGCCTACTATTTCAACGATACCACACCTGGTATCCGCAAAACCCTCATCGGCAGCAAAACCTATGGCGCCAATGAGCTGATCAAAGGCTACTACTACTTTGAGCCTCGCCTCAGTGCCCGTTATGCCTTCAACGATCAAAATGCCGTGAAAGTAGGTTACAGCAAAACTACCCAGTTTATGCACCAGCTCTCCAACACCGCATCCCCTACCCCACTGGATATCTGGACACCCAGCACCAACAACATACAACCCAGCCTGTCTGACCAGTATACCATCGGGTACTTCTACAATTCCCCCAACGACTCCTATGAGTTCTCTGCAGAAGCTTTCTATAAAACCACCAAACACCAGCTGGACTATATAGACAATGCAGACCTGCAGCTCAACCAGCTTATCGAAGCGGATCTGCTCCCTTCAGAAGGACGCGCCTACGGAATTGAACTGTACGCTAAAAAAGATATCGGTAAAACCACCGGCTGGATCAGCTATACCCTTTCCCGCTCAGAAAGAAGAACACCTGGTATCAGCCTGGATGAGTGGTTCCTGAACCGTTACGATCGTACACACAACTTCAACCTGGTACTCACACATACCTTTACCAAAAGGACTTCCCTGTCTGCCAACTGGGTATATGCTTCCGGTACACCCGGCACTTATGCTGACAACAGGCTGCAGTTCCAGGACTGGGACATCCCGTATAACAGCACTGAACAACGTAATAACTACCGTCTGCCGGCGTTTCACCGGCTCGATCTCTCCCTCACCCTCAAAGGCAAACAGCTGAAACGCTGGAAAGGAGAATGGGTATTTTCACTGTATAACGTGTATGCACGCAGAAACGCCTACAGCATCTACTTCAAACAAAATGAAGATGATCCCAACAAACGGGAAGCTGTTCGTCTCTCTATCATCGGTTCCATCATACCGGGTATCACGTACAACTTCAAATTTTAA
- a CDS encoding ABC transporter permease has protein sequence MIKNYIKIAFRQFYYHKLYTGINMIGLAMGMAVALVIGLWVWDEWSFDYYHERHDHLARMVSTEQNNGALVTSPGVPIPLADELRSKYGADFKRIAVAFPNYTHTLANGDTKISAAGRWTQPDLPMMLSLKMIAGRQDALNDPSSVLLTQSLAKALFGDTDPINKILRMDNRMDLKVAGVYEDLPNNTSFHDTRLFLPWTKAERELVWLKDAEKDWSSHHWDLIVELNDQASLSTVSAKIRDLAQGHDKAGKETFSLHPMNKWHLYSEFTDGFNTGGRIRMVRLVATIGLFVLLLAVINFMNLATARSEHRAKEIGLRKAIGSLRSQLIGQFLTESILVALFALVLSVLIVQGGLSALNTLTEKDMALPWGNPLFWAGMLLFTLVTGLLAGSYPAFLLSRFEPVKVLKGNFAAGKTSRLPRQVLIVLQFTVSITLVIGTMVVFRQLQYARNRPAGYTREGLITLGINTPQLYQANYNRLRQDLLESGAVADMAYSSVAATEVPENVKDISWKGKDPNMVPQFKCIAVTHDYGKTMGWQLQDGRDFSREYATDTGSLVINETAARLLGFAHPVGETVLYGGKPCQIRGVVKDMIMESPYQPVAPTLFILGYEWHNFITVRIRPGAGIVAALAEVEQVFRRYNPAAPFECKFIDDNYARKFSDEKRLGHLAAIFAGLAVFISCLGLFGLSAFIVSSRTKEIGIRKVLGASVFNLWALLSGDFIRLIFISILIAMPLGYYGMTRWLGQYVYHTTLSWWIFAAASMGAVLVAMLTVSVQSMNAARKNPVNSLTVS, from the coding sequence ATGATAAAAAACTATATCAAAATAGCCTTCCGCCAATTTTATTATCATAAACTGTATACCGGTATTAACATGATCGGATTGGCCATGGGTATGGCCGTAGCTTTAGTGATAGGCCTGTGGGTATGGGATGAATGGTCATTTGATTACTATCATGAACGTCATGACCACCTGGCCCGTATGGTGAGCACAGAACAGAACAACGGGGCGCTGGTCACCAGTCCGGGTGTCCCCATTCCACTGGCTGACGAGTTGCGCAGTAAATACGGGGCTGACTTTAAACGGATCGCGGTGGCGTTTCCCAACTATACCCATACCCTGGCCAACGGGGATACTAAGATATCCGCCGCCGGTAGATGGACGCAGCCCGATCTTCCGATGATGCTGTCTCTTAAAATGATTGCCGGCCGCCAGGATGCCCTGAACGATCCTTCTTCGGTATTACTGACTCAATCACTGGCGAAAGCACTTTTCGGGGACACAGATCCCATAAACAAAATACTGCGCATGGATAACCGCATGGACCTGAAAGTGGCCGGCGTTTACGAAGATCTTCCCAACAATACCTCCTTCCATGACACCCGGTTATTCCTGCCCTGGACAAAAGCTGAGCGGGAGCTGGTATGGCTGAAAGATGCCGAAAAAGACTGGAGCTCCCACCACTGGGACCTGATCGTGGAGCTGAATGATCAGGCTTCGCTGTCAACAGTATCTGCCAAAATCAGGGACCTCGCGCAGGGACATGATAAGGCCGGTAAAGAGACATTTTCACTGCATCCTATGAACAAATGGCACCTTTACAGTGAGTTTACCGATGGTTTTAATACCGGTGGCCGTATCCGTATGGTCAGGCTGGTAGCTACCATCGGTTTGTTTGTATTGCTGCTGGCAGTGATCAATTTTATGAACCTGGCGACAGCCCGGAGTGAGCATCGCGCGAAGGAAATAGGGTTACGTAAAGCCATTGGTTCTTTGCGCAGCCAGCTGATAGGGCAGTTCCTGACAGAATCTATACTGGTAGCTTTGTTTGCACTGGTGCTGAGTGTATTGATTGTACAGGGTGGTCTGTCTGCCCTGAATACACTTACAGAAAAGGATATGGCACTTCCATGGGGGAATCCGCTTTTCTGGGCTGGCATGCTGCTTTTTACATTGGTCACAGGTTTGCTGGCAGGCAGTTATCCGGCTTTTCTGTTATCCCGCTTTGAGCCTGTCAAAGTGCTGAAAGGTAATTTCGCAGCAGGTAAAACATCCAGATTGCCCAGGCAGGTGCTGATTGTGTTACAGTTTACGGTATCTATCACGCTGGTGATCGGGACCATGGTCGTTTTCCGCCAGCTGCAATATGCACGCAACCGGCCTGCGGGTTATACCAGGGAAGGTTTGATCACACTGGGAATAAATACCCCGCAATTATATCAGGCCAATTACAACAGACTGCGGCAGGATCTCCTGGAATCCGGTGCTGTAGCGGATATGGCTTATTCATCCGTAGCAGCTACGGAAGTGCCGGAAAATGTAAAGGATATCAGCTGGAAGGGTAAAGATCCCAATATGGTACCGCAGTTTAAATGTATAGCCGTTACGCATGACTATGGCAAAACCATGGGCTGGCAGTTACAGGATGGACGGGACTTTTCGCGGGAATATGCTACCGATACAGGTTCTCTGGTGATCAATGAAACGGCTGCCCGGTTGCTGGGCTTTGCCCATCCGGTGGGCGAGACGGTACTTTACGGTGGAAAACCTTGTCAGATCCGGGGTGTCGTGAAAGACATGATTATGGAATCACCTTACCAGCCGGTAGCCCCTACGCTTTTTATACTGGGGTACGAATGGCATAATTTTATCACCGTGCGCATCAGGCCGGGAGCCGGGATAGTAGCGGCATTGGCCGAAGTAGAACAGGTGTTCAGGCGATACAATCCTGCGGCTCCTTTTGAATGTAAGTTTATTGATGACAACTATGCCAGAAAGTTCTCTGACGAGAAACGCCTGGGCCATTTGGCAGCCATATTTGCGGGGCTGGCCGTGTTTATCTCCTGTCTGGGATTATTTGGATTGTCGGCTTTTATCGTGTCGAGCCGGACCAAAGAGATTGGTATCCGGAAAGTATTGGGGGCCTCTGTTTTTAATCTCTGGGCCTTGTTATCCGGTGATTTTATCCGGCTGATTTTCATTTCGATTCTCATTGCCATGCCATTGGGATACTATGGTATGACGCGCTGGCTGGGGCAATATGTTTACCATACCACCCTTTCCTGGTGGATCTTTGCGGCAGCCAGCATGGGAGCTGTGCTGGTGGCAATGCTGACGGTCAGCGTACAAAGTATGAACGCAGCCAGAAAAAATCCGGTCAATAGTTTAACGGTTTCTTAG
- a CDS encoding helix-turn-helix transcriptional regulator yields the protein MTVVIRNELREILLQEDFPFSPGTLSTSRTIIEESTERRLDFGAYNIQESKFDGIHLVICEAEVYEDLFVATGDVIPHVSMLFMEKGDICTSVEGMGDNFRFSSLQHNIVYSPHREESAELKKQPGIQIMGLNFIPERFLELADNNVQVLGKLADRVANKQSAILADKRNPLITPKMKTVLAEIRQCQYKGGLKKLFLQSKIMELLALQCDQVESDNGITIRGRKIPAREIEQLHHARQLLLDNMHNPPSLEQLSRMTGLNEFKLKSGFKAIFETTVFGYLNDHRLNLAKELILSGGKSLAIIADEAGYSSPQHFSNAFKKKFGVSPRNYD from the coding sequence ATGACTGTAGTGATAAGAAATGAGCTCAGGGAGATATTGCTGCAGGAAGACTTTCCTTTTTCTCCCGGAACTTTGTCCACATCAAGGACTATTATCGAGGAAAGCACCGAACGGAGACTGGATTTTGGTGCTTATAACATACAGGAGTCGAAATTTGATGGCATTCATCTGGTGATATGCGAAGCAGAAGTATATGAAGATCTGTTTGTTGCCACGGGTGATGTGATCCCCCATGTGTCTATGCTTTTTATGGAAAAGGGCGATATCTGTACTTCTGTGGAAGGTATGGGGGACAATTTCCGGTTTTCCTCGCTACAACACAACATTGTCTACTCTCCTCACCGGGAAGAATCTGCCGAGCTGAAGAAACAGCCGGGGATTCAGATAATGGGATTAAATTTCATACCTGAGCGTTTTCTTGAACTGGCCGACAATAATGTACAGGTGCTGGGTAAACTGGCTGACCGGGTGGCGAACAAACAGAGCGCTATCCTGGCGGATAAAAGGAACCCCCTCATCACACCAAAGATGAAAACGGTGCTGGCCGAGATACGCCAGTGTCAGTATAAAGGCGGTTTGAAAAAGTTGTTCCTTCAGTCCAAAATCATGGAGCTGCTGGCTCTGCAATGTGACCAGGTTGAAAGCGATAACGGTATTACCATCAGAGGCCGTAAGATCCCAGCCAGAGAAATAGAGCAACTGCACCATGCCCGGCAGCTGCTGCTGGACAATATGCATAACCCTCCCAGCCTGGAACAGTTGTCACGTATGACCGGCCTGAACGAGTTTAAACTCAAATCCGGTTTCAAAGCTATTTTTGAAACCACTGTCTTCGGCTATCTCAACGATCACCGGCTGAACCTGGCCAAAGAACTGATTTTGTCCGGCGGTAAATCACTGGCTATCATCGCGGATGAAGCCGGTTATTCTTCTCCGCAGCACTTCAGTAATGCGTTTAAGAAGAAGTTTGGTGTGAGCCCAAGGAACTATGATTGA